A genomic segment from Nicotiana sylvestris chromosome 1, ASM39365v2, whole genome shotgun sequence encodes:
- the LOC138871916 gene encoding uncharacterized protein, translating to MKGQALADHLVENPVGGEYEPLKTYFFDTEVSFVGEDIAEAYDGWRMFFDGAANFKGVGIGAVLVSETSQHYLVSAKLRFPCTNNMVEYEDCILGLNMAIDMNIQEMLVINDSDLLVHQVQREWAAKNTKILPYFHYVQELMKRFTKIEFKHVTRIQNEFADALATLSSIIQHPDKNFIDPILVRINNQPAYCAHVAEETDGKPWFHDIKE from the coding sequence AtgaaaggacaagcattggcagaccatcttgttgaaaatcctgtgggaggggaatacgaacctttgaaaacgtATTTTTTTGATacagaagtatcattcgtaggagaggacattgctgaggcttacgacggttggagaatgttctttgatggggctgcaaacttcaaaggagtgggcattggagccgTCTTGGTATCAGAAACTAGCcaacattatctggtatctgctaaactcagatttccctgcaccaacaacatggtagaGTATGAAgactgcatactagggctcaacatggcaatcgacatgaatattcaggagatGCTGGTAATCaatgattcagatttgcttgtgcaccaggtacaaagaGAGTGGGCTGCGAAGAACACCAAGATATTGCCATACTTTCACTATGTGCAGGAATTGATGaaaagattcacaaagatagagttcaaacatgtgaccagaattcaaaatgagtttgcagatgcattggccactttgtcttcaataatacaacatccagacaagaatttcattgatcccatcctcGTGAGGATCAATaatcaaccagcttattgtgctcatgtcgcagaagaaacagatggaaaaccatggttccacgacatcaaggaataa